A region from the Rosa rugosa chromosome 6, drRosRugo1.1, whole genome shotgun sequence genome encodes:
- the LOC133716271 gene encoding methyl jasmonate esterase 1-like produces the protein MAPNGKCIKPRNETGENESKAFCARSFVVVFITLATICASSTPQKPNQNPNKMKHFVLVHGASHRAWCWYKLTTLLTAAGHNVTTLDLPGSGIDPTQVQQIHSITDYSEPLIKLMESLPPHDRVILVGHNLGGLPISLLMERFPRKIAAAVFATASMPGLNISLATISEEINSSTHGYLGRNTDFMDTQYRFDDGSDKPATAVFFGPKFLASSLYQLSPPEDLTLALTLARWAPLFHEKLVVTRKKYGSISKIFIMTEQDRSIKPNLQLLMIAKNPPNEVKVINGSDHMVMFSRPMELFTNLLQIAQKYS, from the exons ATGGCACCAAATGGTAAATGCATCAAGCCAAGAAATGAAACCGGAGAAAATGAGAGCAAAGCATTTTGTGCCCgttcttttgttgttgtttttattACCTTGGCAACAATCTGTGCCTCAAGCACACCTCAAAAACCGAACCAAAACCCAAATAAGATGAAGCATTTCGTGCTTGTTCACGGTGCTAGTCACAGAGCATGGTGCTGGTACAAGCTAACAACCCTACTGACCGCCGCTGGTCACAACGTCACAACCCTAGACCTTCCTGGATCAGGCATAGACCCAACGCAGGTACAACAAATCCATTCCATCACAGACTATTCCGAGCCCTTGATCAAGCTCATGGAGTCTCTGCCACCGCATGATAGGGTTATCCTAGTAGGGCACAATTTGGGTGGGCTCCCAATATCTCTTCTCATGGAGAGGTTCCCTCGTAAAATTGCTGCTGCAGTTTTTGCCACCGCTAGCATGCCTGGTCTAAATATCAGTTTGGCCACTATATCTGAAGAGATAAATAGTTCTACACATGGATAT CTTGGCAGAAATACAGATTTTATGGACACTCAATATAGATTTGATGATGGATCCGACAAACCTGCAACCGCAGTATTCTTTGGGCCGAAGTTTTTGGCGTCATCATTGTACCAACTCTCGCCACCAGAG GATTTAACACTAGCACTGACATTGGCGAGATGGGCGCCCCTGTTTCATGAAAAATTAGTAGTGACTAGGAAGAAATACGGATCCATTTCTAAAATATTCATCATGACCGAACAAGACCGTTCAATAAAACCGAACCTGCAATTGTTGATGATCGCCAAAAATCCACCAAATGAAGTCAAAGTGATTAATGGTTCTGATCATATGGTCATGTTTTCCAGACCAATGGAGTTGTTCACCAACCTCCTTCAGATTGCTCAAAAATAttcttaa